Proteins encoded in a region of the Diospyros lotus cultivar Yz01 chromosome 9, ASM1463336v1, whole genome shotgun sequence genome:
- the LOC127810678 gene encoding kirola-like — MGLTGKMERQIELKSGGDLLHEIFKSKPHHVSGITPAKVQGCSLIQGEWGKNGSIICWNYTHDGKEKTAKQVIEVFDGEKKTIVFRIIEGDLLQLYKTFIILLHEETKGGKNWATWAFDYEKLGPDVEDPVSLLDYLTDVVKDIDAHHSK; from the exons ATGGGTCTAACCGGCAAGATGGAACGGCAAATAGAGCTTAAATCTGGCGGTGATTTGTTGCATGAGATCTTCAAATCTAAACCCCACCATGTCTCTGGCATCACTCCTGCCAAAGTCCAAGGCTGTTCCTTGATTCAAGGTGAATGGGGCAAAAATGGCTCTATCATCTGCTGGAACTACACCCATG ATGGGAAAGAGAAGACTGCGAAGCAAGTGATAGAAGTATTTGATGGGGAGAAGAAGACGATCGTATTCAGGATCATAGAAGGAGATCTGTTGCAGCTGTACAAGACCTTCATAATCCTGCTTCATGAGGAAACGAAAGGGGGCAAGAACTGGGCGACATGGGCATTTGACTACGAGAAGCTGGGTCCTGATGTTGAAGATCCGGTCAGCCTTCTGGACTACTTGACCGATGTTGTCAAAGACATTGATgcccatcattccaagtaa
- the LOC127810683 gene encoding kirola-like: MARKLVRQVPIKSDGDVFHEILKERPHHISNMSPAHIQGCALHEGDWGKVGSVTFWSYTHDGKEKVAKAMTEAVDEASKSVTYKVIEGDLMQLYKSFVITVHGDTRGMNNLVTWTFQYEKLNDACGDPNSLMDLCVNVTKDIEAHHLK, translated from the exons ATGGCCCGCAAGTTGGTGCGCCAAGTACCCATCAAATCGGACGGCGATGTGTTCCATGAGATCCTCAAAGAAAGGCCGCATCACATCTCTAATATGTCCCCGGCTCACATCCAGGGCTGTGCTTTGCACGAAGGTGACTGGGGCAAAGTCGGCTCCGTCACCTTCTGGAGTTATACTCATG ATGGGAAAGAAAAGGTTGCAAAGGCGATGACAGAAGCAGTAGATGAGGCAAGCAAGTCGGTGACATACAAGGTGATTGAAGGAGATCTGATGCAGCTGTACAAGAGCTTCGTCATCACAGTCCACGGGGACACAAGGGGTATGAACAACTTGGTCACGTGGACCTTCCAGTACGAGAAGCTCAATGATGCCTGCGGAGATCCAAACTCACTCATGGACTTATGCGTTAACGTCACCAAAGATATTGAGGCTCACCATCTCAAGTGA
- the LOC127810679 gene encoding kirola-like, which yields MASKMVRQVAIKSDGDVFHEIFRDRPHHISNMAPAHIQGCALHEGDWGKVGSIVFWNYTHDGKEKVAKEVIEAVDEANKSVTYKVIEGDLMQLYKSFVITVHVDTRGVNNLVTWTFQYEKLNNSVEDPNSLMDFCISVTKDIEAHHLK from the exons ATGGCCAGTAAGATGGTGCGCCAAGTAGCTATCAAGTCGGACGGCGATGTGTTCCATGAGATCTTCAGAGATAGGCCTCACCATATCTCCAATATGGCTCCGGCTCACATCCAAGGCTGTGCTTTGCATGAAGGTGACTGGGGCAAAGTTGGCTCCATCGTCTTCTGGAATTATACTCACG ATGGGAAAGAGAAGGTTGCTAAGGAGGTGATAGAGGCAGTAGACGAGGCAAACAAGTCGGTGACATACAAGGTGATTGAAGGAGATCTGATGCAGCTGTACAAGAGCTTCGTCATCACAGTCCACGTGGACACAAGGGGCGTCAACAACTTGGTCACATGGACCTTCCAATACGAGAAGCTCAATAATAGCGTCGAAGATCCAAACTCACTCATGGACTTCTGCATTAGCGTCACCAAAGATATTGAGGCTCACCATCTCAAGtaa